The Novosphingobium sp. P6W DNA window CCCGTGATGAACAGGATTTTAAGCCCGGGACGTTTCAAACGCGCGGCGTCCGCCACCTGCCTGCCGTTCATGCCGCCAGGCAGCCCGACATCGGTAATGAGCAGGTCGACGCGGGCGCCTGAGTCCAGGATCTTCATCCCTGCCGGACCATCCGCAGCTTCCAGGACTCCGTAGCCTAGGCCTTCCAGAATATCGACAACCAACATGCGGACCGTCGGTTCATCGTCGATCACGAGGACGGTCTCCCCGTGCCGCGCTTCCTGACCCGTCATCGGTGCGGTATCTAACGCTGCGATCTCGTTTTGCGCTTCACCAAGGTGTCGGGGAAGGTACAGACATACCATCGTCCCTTGACCAAGCTCGGAATAGATGCGGGCCTGCCCGCCAGATTGGCGAGTAAACCCATATATCATCGAAAGCCCAAGCCCCGTGCCCATGCCGATCGGCTTTGTCGTGAAGAATGGATCAAAAGCCTTCGCTATGGTTTCCGTGGCCATCCCCGACCCCGTGTCGGAAACGCAAAGCGAGACGTATTGACCGGGGTCCATGTCGCGTTCCGCGGCAGCGCGGCTGTCCATCCAGCGGTTGCCGGTCTCGATCATGATCTTGCCGCCATCGGGCATCGCGTCCCGGGCATTGATGCAAAGATTCAGCAGGGCGTTTTCAAGCTGGCTCGGATCGACCAAGACTGGCCAGAGGCCCGCCGCGTTCACAACTTCAAGCTGCACTGATGGGCCGACCGTGCGTTCGATCAAATCCGCCATCCCGTTGACGAGGTCCTTTACGCTGGTGGGCTTGGGGGCCAGCGTCTGTCGCCTTGAAAAGGCTAGCAGCCTATGGGTGAGCGCGGCGGCACGCCGCGCCGCCCCATGTGCAGCCTGAACATAACGATCCACGTCTGCAGAGCGTCCTTGCGCGAGACGTGTCTGGATCATTTCCAGACTGCCCGTGATGCCTGTCAGCAGATTGTTGAAGTCGTGTGCCAAGCCGCCGGTGAGCTGTCCAACCGCCTCCATCTTCTGTGATTGCCTCAATGCCTCCTCGGCAGCGAGCAAAGCCCTGGTTCGATCTTCGACCTGCTCCTCGAGCGACGCAGCGAGCCCGGCTAGTTCCATCTCCGCACGGCGGCGTTCAGTCGCGGTCCGGGTCCGCTCTGCGACTTCCCGTACGAAAGCAAGCTCATCATCCGGCCAATCTCTGGCGGTCGCATTATTGAGATAGAGAAGAGCAACCAGGCCGCCATGCTCGGTGAGCGGCATGTTGACGACCGCTTCTGCGCTGATCGCCTTGAGGGCGTCGGCACCATCAACGGTTCGAGAATCCAGTCGCGCATCGGCGATGATGACGTCCACGCCTCGCTTCAGATCTTCGATGTACGATCCGTAATCGCGAAACTGTAGCGTGCCAGCCAACGACTGAATGCCATGCGCGTTCCAGTCCCGTTCAATCGTGATAGTCTCGAGGACGGGATCAATTAGACCATAACCTACTCGGCTGACCTCGAGGGTTTCGCCAAGGATCTTGGCCGCAGCATACGAGATATCGGCCGGATCCTCAGTATCGCGAAAAACGTCGCCGAGCTCCACCAGCGCTGCGCGCATCCGATCAGAGCGATGCTGCTCCGTGACATCCGAAGACACACCAGCGAGGCGGAGCGGCTTGCCTTCGATGTTCATGAAGGGTTGGCCTCGCGAGGAAAGCCAGCGCGTCCCGCCATCTGGCAATCTGATGCGATAGGTCTCGTCATACCCGACGCCTTCCGTACGCGTTCGCTCTATAGCTGCGACGTTAGCTGCGCGATCGTCGGGGTGGATTGACGCGATGCGATCGTTGAAAGAGAAATCCTGGTCGGCGGAAATCCCGAAGAGCGCCCGGCAGGCCGCCGACGATGTAAGCTCGTCGGTTTCGAAATCGATGCTCCAGGTGCCAAAGCGGCCGGCGCGGAGCGCGAAATCGAGCTCACGTTCGTGCTCGTCCTGGCGCTGCTGGCGACTCGTCACTTCTGCTATCAGCGCCGCATTCGAGCTTTCCAGGCTAGCGAGACGCTCGCGCTCGTGCGTGACATCTAGCTGGCTCGCAAAGAAGTAGGCGAGCTTGCCGGCCTCGTCGAAGACCGGCGCCAGCAGTAGGCGATTCCAGAATGGCTCCCCGGACTTGCGGTGATTGCAGATGTCTATCTCGATGGAGCGAACTGCCGCGACGGCATCGTGGATCGCTTGCACGTCATGGGGGTCGGTGCCTGGACCTTGCAGGAAGCGGCAGTTGCGTCCCAGCACCTCGCTGCGATCATAGCCAGTGAGTTTGCTGAATGCATCGTTGGCGAACACCACTGGATTGTCATGCAGCCGAGGATTTGTGATGATCATCGGCATGCGGGTGGCGCGCACGGCGGCGACGAACGGGTCAGTACCGCTATCGAGACCGAGAACTTCCGCTTCGATCCGCCGTGCATCGGCGGTCCCCTGCTCAACCCTCTCAGATGCCGGCATTAAACAGGGCGCCCCTTCCATCGTGCTCATCTGTCGCTCAACCGGAATGATGATGGCAAAGTTCCCGGGCAAGCCATCTGAAGCGCCAGTTCACATTTGACCAGCGACTGGCGATGGGGCCCATATCCTTAGGCACTGCTGAATTGCTCGCTGCCTTGACCATGATTGTCTACAATCTCCTGATGACGCCAAAAATCGCGACGCGACAGCCCATGATTGCGGCCGAACTTCAGAGACAACAAAATGCATCGAGCGGCGCCGCCAGCGGACCAGGAAAATCGTCGATGCCCGCTGGGGTTAAACCGATCAAGGCAGTGCGGTCCTACTTGTTACCTTCACCATCGATGCGCGCATTAGATGTCGGCAACCAAAGAGAATTCGCGCATCTAGACCAGACGCAGATGCCTTTGTTACCCCTGGATTAGGATTCTCTGATGATATCGCTGCCGTTACGCCTGCTGCCGCTCCTGACGCTTGGCCTTTGGATCTCCGGGCCCGCCAGTTCGCAATCTGGTACGAACGAAATCGCCGACAACGACACCATCGACCTGACGCCGCAGACGCTCGAAGACGCCCTCTCCTGCCGATCGCACGAAGCCCTGGGCGCCTTCGCTACGGCACTATTCCTCGAAGCGAAACCCCCGTCCTGGATTCGTGAGACCGAGGGCAGCAAGGAGACTGAGGGGATGATCGGCCTGTTTGCCTACAGACTTTCGAAGCCCGTTGCCCTGTTCGGCGAGCCCGTCACGACCGTCTATTTCATAGGCGATTGGCTTGTGACGCTGTGGCCGCGGGATAGGGCCAATGCATTCATCGCTGCCCAGAAGATGGAGCGAGCACCCATCACAACCGCCGAGCAGTACTACCGTTTTATCGATCCTGAAAACGGCCCGATGCTCGGCGCTTTCGAACCAACCGGTGGATCTACGGCAGCGATGCTTGCCCGGGCATTCGGCGCTGAGGCCAAACCGCTGCCGCCAGCGGAATTTCTGTTTGTCGGATGTAATTACACCCCCGCGTCCGAGGCCGATTTTCTCGATGTGGCGCGTCAGTCCGAAGCAATCTTGGGTAAGGCCCAGAAAGATATCTCCGGCGGAGCAGGCGCTGAGTATCCCTGACACTAGAGCTGCCGGGCGACAGGCATCGCAGTCTTCACGTGTGGCCGACGCTGCAATTTTGGCGAGCACCGCTGAATAATAAATGATTCTGTTCGCGAGAGCTATATCGCGCCCGCGTCCTTTCGGGCGGAACGAACGACAAACCAACGACTTATAAAAATGCTGTTTCACATGACGGTCGGCAGGCTGCCGTTTGTTGCGCATTTGGGAGAGATTTCGTGAAATGGAAATTTTCCCGAGTGTGCAAGCCGAGGTGACCGACGAGATCGCTGGTCTGAGCCTTGACGTTGGCCTGCGCTGGCCTTCAGACTCTCGGAGTACGCAAGCTGGTCGACCCTAAGCCCGGCGAGAGCATGTTTGCGATGTGGTGCTTCAGCCACGCCTTTGTCACGCCTGATCGCGGCCAAAGTCAGTTTAGCCAGCGGCGCCGTGATCGGGTCGACGAGGCCGAGCAACTGATGCAGCCGGGCGATTAACGCCTTGCCGGAGGCGCGCTCGTTTCGCGCCCTGCCGAAATACAGCTGGCCGCTGTTGCCTTCCTCAGAAAAGAGCCTTTGCCACCTGTGCAAGCTGGGCGGACTTTCGACTGCGGGGTTGTCCGCCCGAAAAACCGTAGTGAAGGCAAAAAGCTTGCCGCCAAATCACGCGATCGAGCATTAAAGCTTTAATGGGCGATGATAGGGCGAGCGTTTCGGCATGAGCGACGGATTAAGCGGAGAGGTAAGCGCTAGCGAAGGTCTGAGCGAGCGGCGGCTTCAGGCGCTGATCGAGGCAAGCCCCGAAGTATTGTATCGCATGAGCCCGGACTGGGGCGAAATGCGCGAGCTGGCGGGAGGAGGCTTCCTGTCCGACACGCATGACAGCAACCGGGCCTGGCTAATGGACTACATCCCGTCCGAGGATCAGGGGACGGTGACAGCGGCGATCGACCAGGCGATCCGCAATAAAGCTATGTTCCATCTGGAACACCGCGTCCGCCGTGCCGATGGGGGCATCGGATGGACTCTCTCACGCGCCGTTCCGATCCTCGATGACGGCGGCGAAATCGTGGAGTGGGCCGGGGCCGCCAGCGATGTTACACCCCGCCACGAGGCCGAGCAGCAATTGCGAGATCTCAACGCTACCCTCGAAGAGAGGATTGAAGAGCGCTCCGCCGCTCTTCGACTTTACCGCAACATCGTACAATCGGACGCTTCGCCGGTTGTTGCATTCGACGCCGACCTACGTGTCACTGCTTTCAACGAGGCACATTGCGACGATTGGCAACGCATTGCAGGCCGTGAGGCCAAAGTAGGGGAGGTGTTGCCGGACATGTTGCCTCCCGGTCAAGCGGCGGAGCTGCGCGGTTTCATGGTCCGCGCACTGGGAGGCGAAACGTTCACCGTCCAGGCTGCGTTCGGCGACCCGGATCTGGCTCAGCCGACTTGGAGTATCACCTACAATCCATTGCGGGACGAAGAAGGAAACGTTGTTGGCGCCTTCCACCTCCGTGATCAGCCTTTCTATCCGCTTATGGTGGTCGAGGACCGCTCTAAGCCAAGGTTCGGACGTCGCGTTCACTTCAGCGAGACGACGGGCTTCGGCGCGTGCGTGATCGGATGCGGCGGGCGTGACCGCAGCGGCTATCCTATCTATAAAAGACATCGAGCTTCTCCGTTACTCGGGCGGGCATCTACCGCGATGTACGAAGATCAGACGTAACGACCGCTTCCAGGCGGCGGCTGCCCTGCCGGTTCATGTAGGCCGAACATAGACCAATGGCCTTCGGTTCCAACCGACGGCAAGCCAATTGCAAGGATGAGACGCGCCGTTTCATGCCTCAGCCAAGATCCAGAAGAAACGAGGGACCAAGGGTGTGTGCCCTTGCCAGAATATGGTCGAGCCCGAAGCTTGCGCCGCAAAAATACGCGGCACCGACAGCACTAAGGCGATTTACCGCCAATCCAATACGGCCCGGCTTATTCCGGGCCGAAATTTCGCGAAATGCGGGAGCCCGACTCGGATGAAGCGCATTCTCGGGCTATGACGAAATATCCTCAAAAACGGCGACTGGCTCTGGTCCTCGCGGAATCTACGGTTCAACGCCACTGGCAGGAGCGCGAGCTCGCGCGCGAGGGATATGAAGTTCGTTGCTTCCAGAAAGCGTGGGACGCTTTGGCGATGTTTGGCACCGAGATGCCCGACATCGGGGTAATCGGCCAGGCGCAGGATACTGAGTGCCTTGAGTTATTGATCGAGGATCTCGAACGCTACGGGGTGCCGGTAACTGCAGTAGAACCTTTCCGAGACGCGATGCCTCCGGACAGGGCCGTGCTTTTCTCACGGACACGCGGCCACGCACCGCAATGGCATCACGTTTGAAACCTATGGGGCGGTCAGCGGATTTTTACGCCGCTGCCGCGACATTTCGATACGTTGTTTCAGAGGACTACCAATGTTGGACTTCAGACCAGCCACTGCTCAAACCGAAACCGATTTGTACTTTTCTGACCAGTTCCAGCAGTCGCTTGCGACCTGGAATCGCAAGCGACTGGCACCCCAGTTTCCTGACGCGGATTGGATGCAGTCGTTGAAAAATGACGCGCA harbors:
- a CDS encoding PAS domain-containing protein; its protein translation is MSDGLSGEVSASEGLSERRLQALIEASPEVLYRMSPDWGEMRELAGGGFLSDTHDSNRAWLMDYIPSEDQGTVTAAIDQAIRNKAMFHLEHRVRRADGGIGWTLSRAVPILDDGGEIVEWAGAASDVTPRHEAEQQLRDLNATLEERIEERSAALRLYRNIVQSDASPVVAFDADLRVTAFNEAHCDDWQRIAGREAKVGEVLPDMLPPGQAAELRGFMVRALGGETFTVQAAFGDPDLAQPTWSITYNPLRDEEGNVVGAFHLRDQPFYPLMVVEDRSKPRFGRRVHFSETTGFGACVIGCGGRDRSGYPIYKRHRASPLLGRASTAMYEDQT